ctctctctttctctcccataATCCCACGAACCCGACGTGGACCACCTCCTCTGGAGTGAGCAAGATGTGGAGTGGTTATGTGGTGCAACTGCATGGAACAAAGAACTGGCTTCCCATGCTACTCCCCCACATCCCACGTTCTCCCCAATAACCATGCATGGCTCAGAGGTACCTCAAAGCCTCCCGGGTCCCACGTTGCATGAGATTATGCCATGCAACAAAACAAGCGCGTCACGCGGGTTAGTTCGGAAAACTTCCCCCATCCCTTGTGCATAGTTCTTGAGGTGGGACCCAGGCGCGGATGCATGATGGCTCGGGAGTAGGCTTGGAACACGCATCCCACGCTCCTCACTCCCACGTCCATGCAATGGTTACCGTGCATGATGCGGGATGGCTCGGCTCGAGCTTCCTCCTGCTTGGCGAATGTATGggactcaccatcatcttcacgTTGGGATGCTTTCTCCTCCTCGCATGGAACTCGGAACACACGTCGGGTATGGTTCTCCTCGCATGGAACTCGGAACGCGCTTCCTCCCGCGCGTCGTGTGATTCCACTGGCGTGGGGCTGAGACAACCAAGACACTCGTAAGTGCTAGAGATCGTCCCGGatcaccagaggatgaggagaccGAGCAAAGGTGGTTGAAAGGTATCAGCAAAACAAATAACACTCTTGCATCTTCACTTCACTTTGCGTCACATCCTAAAAAATATCAAGAATATCTGCATAGACCATATTAGTTCTTGGAATTTGTAGATGGTTCTTGGACATGTATAGTATATATGATTTTGGAGAGGAAGGGGCAGAGAAGAAAACACTTTCCATCTCGAAGAATTTTCTTCTTGAATCAAAAACACAAGCTGAATTAAATATCTAGACCTAATTTCAGACtagtgagattttttttttttttgttggtttgggggggggggggggggggggggggggtgctgtGTTCAAGGCACATGCATCCTGGAATTGATTAGCTTGCTAGCACACAAGAAACGGATAACTTGTGAATCAAGAATAACATACCGAAATATGTACCAGATTTCATCTGGTATAAAGGAGGCAGTAATCTAAACAAAAAAACTCCACAAATCAAACTTAAGTCAAATTCTTTTCACTGAAAAGGGGGTTTGCAGAAACTTAACTTACCGAGCGATCAATTTGCTTCTGCAATGTAATGACATTCGGGGGAAGAAGCGCACGAAGACCCAGCCGCTCCCGCTCCGCCTGAGAAAGCCGTGCCCTGACATCATCTTTTCAGCAAATCAAGAACCAATCAATCGATGAGCAGCAGCCCGTTCCTCCTACAAACCATCAACAGTTTCCTGAAAGAACtatcaacaaaataaaattgGAGGTGCGACGAGAACGGAGGTTTGTGCCTTATTGAACCAGGGATCATGAAGGATGTCGACGCTCCGCTTGTGGACGATGGTGGGCCGGGAGCCCTCGGTGGTGGTGAAGTatctcgccgccgccgccttagACGCCGGGAGAGAAAGGATGAGAGGGGACGCCGGAGGTGCGGCCGCAACGGGAAGATCGCCATCTTCACCGGCCGTGGGTATTTTTCTGGGTGGGATTTGGGTTGGGGGCGGGGAGTGGAATGTGTGAAGAAGGGACCGGGTTAGTCGGGTCGGCATGAACACCCAAGTTACACTTAGCGCTAGTTTCTTGATCCTATCTAATACATgactaattaaataaataaataattagggACTAATCTTGATTTAGAGATCAGAGCATAAATTTCTTTGCTCAACGAATTCTTTCACAGTTGATTGCACCCCGAtggaacaaaataaaaaattataataattataactaATGGTGGAATAAtttaagaaagagaagaagagaaataacTAGCGAGATAATGGTGTCCGCCGGTCCAAGTAGTTCATATCTGGACATCAACTCACCAAATCAAAGAATCAGATGTTTAATTGGGATTGGGGTAACTTATGAGGTGTTGTTGTTGATAGATCCATGGATGACCGACGAAAACTGAGACGGAGGCTAGCACGATGAGTGGTTGTAGCAATACTAGTTCAGGACTCTCTATTGAGGTCAAGCTGTGATTCTCAATATAACAGTCTTGGACCCTCACTAGGTCCACTAAAATACAGTGAAAAAGAGACGGagtgaagaagagagagagcaagaaagagaaaacaaaGCATGAGAGAGAATATAGAGATTTTTCTCAAAGAAAGGAAGGGTGACATGGCTTGATCCAGACGAAGAAATCTTAGAGTGGTCGGAAGAGGTGGCAGGCGTTCGCCGAGGCATAGCCTCCACAAATGGATCCATGGACATTTTTCTTCCACTTGCCAATTCCAGACATAATTCCAAACATGATCCACAAACATATGCAACCTTGGAGAATAATCCACACTAATACGGTAATAGAAAACCTTTATTAGCCCATACCCTAAACAACTTCTTGCTGCTGTTTCTAAATTTTGCAACCAAATAATTAACAACGAAACTAAAAACATTATCAGTCTGCACCAACATCAAGTTTGGGATTCCAAGTCACAAGCCATCGTCGGCAGAGTCCAGCACCCTTTACGATTCAAGACTCGATTACTCAAGCAACTCTTGTTTGTCACGGACTTGTTCAAGCTATCACAAAGTGTCGTGGTTTCACCAAGTCCTTGAAAGTCTTTATCACACACTCCTTTTTCTCCATCAGCCACAAGAAACCTAGAGGAGCAGGCGTGGATTTTTCCATTGAAAGCTCACTTCTAATTTCTAGACTTTGGGAAATTATAATGGAAGTAAAAGTGTAACATGGCCAATATATATGGTCAGTGATAGTATAAAAATGCGCACAGGTTTAGTTTTATAATAGACTGTTTTGACATTGTAACGTAATCTCATGGAAACGTTTTATGTTGCTGTGAGATGGCAATGTCATACatgtataaaagaaaaaagaaaaaaaaagacaaaattgTTATTTCATCTCTTAAAACGGCAACAAAAAAGACTCATAGCTTTTTATTGCAACTTGCTGAACAATTGGGTTGCATGGAGCTGCCTCACGCCAAACTCAGATTCAATCCTCAACCGTAGGTCTATGATGTTTGGCAACCATctctattttttgatttatttcatCTATTCTATGGCTAAAACAAAGGAGGATACACGTTACACTTAGATGTAGCTACTTTTTTTTGATTACACCAGTGAAATCCCCCTTCATGTCATGCTATCACTGGTCGCAGTTTTAAAGTGCCACCATTTGGATTCAATTATATGACCTGATTGCATTCCTAGACGAGCAACCATTATGAGAGAATCCAGCAAAATTAGTCTTTCACCTGCTAGATGATTACGCAACATGTAAAGCTTAGTTATCACAAAATGTTTAgcagtggtggtggtggtagtGGCGGGTGCTGCAACATTATCATCTATATATGCAGAAAGAGAGatatttttgtaatattttgGATCTACGCTATTGAATTCGTGCACACATCCCAAACACCCACTCAACGAAAGAGATGCCTCATTGTTATATCATGCAatatcaagaaagaaaaagttcttTTGAGGCAATGCAAATGGATCCATGACATGCATAAATATTCCAAATTCTAGCCATAAAAATATAACTATTTTTAGCGCCAACCACCAACAATCTAGTATTCTTAACCTTCACATTAAAGCAGTGCTGAAAGTGCCTACCCAGTAGAGACTAGCAAACAAGTTCGGGTTGCATTTTTCGTGTGAAAGAATGATCAATCTTCTTgcataaatctcaaagcactccaaactctcTTTTTGCACAGATCCCAAAGCGATCATTGCGTAATCCAACGGTAGATTCGCGCAAAGGAAGatgaatcttttttttcttccccaaaGACAACCCCTATCCCTAGCAAACTAGATGTGCGATGGAAGGAATCCGTCGATGTTGCATGAATTCCATCATCACATCCACTAAAAGATGTGGCTTTTTTATGAAGGCCAACTTCTAATAAAGCTCAAGCTTGAAAAGGTACTGACCGTTTGATCTACGTGCAAAATCCGCGCAGATCCAGGTTCATGACCCGTTATAATGGAGTTATGAAGTATCGTTTCATTATGATATTTTAAATGGCGTATATTATAACCCTAAAGGAAAAGAAGTTACAAGATAAAGTTACTAGATTCAATTGCTACGTAAAAGGATAAAAAACACAACTACCATACAAGGGGTAAGATCTCTAGCTAGGAATAGACTATCCCAATTTCCTAAAATCCGATTCAAATCACGAATCAAATATATCTGGAGACATGGCCATTTTGATTCTCATTCCAATCCCGTCATGAATCAAACATGCCCTAGAACTAGTAAGCAAGCATCAAATCACAAACGACTATAGATTCCAGTGGAGACTCTTGCATATTAATTTCGATAATGATAATGAGCCATTACATAATATTCATTGTTTCTTAGCATTATAGTGCTAGCAAGTATTTTAAAAATGCTAGCACAAGTTATCCATTTCATAGGGTCCCAGTTGGGCATTGTTGGGcttgaatttaattttttttttttggtaaaagataGGAGGGGGGGAGAGAAAAATCTCACCCGCGTGGCAGCCCCTATTGGGCCCCCTTCCACAAAAAAATGTTCAATACAGGCCGTAAGTTGAGACTCTTGCATATTAATTTCGATAATGATAATGATCCATTACATAATATTCATTGTTTCTTAGCATTGTAGTGCTAGCAAGTATTTTAAAAATGCTAGCACAAGTTATCCATTTCATAGGGTCCCAGTTGGGCATTGTTGGGcttgaatttaattttttttttttggtaaaagataGGAGGGGGGGAGAGAAAAATCTCACCCGCGTGGCAGCCCCTATTGGGCCTCCTTCCACAAAAAAATGTTCAATGCAGGTCGTAAGTTTCCGCATACCCTTTCCGACCCATGGATTCCCCTACTGGTTCATTACCCACGTGTGAGTGCGGAGGGCATTCGGTCCCCATATTTAATTGACGTCCACACGTTTCGAACCTGCGTCACTTTGGTGGAATTTAAGTTCCGTTCCAACTGTGCTACCATCTTGGTAgcaagtttaattttctttgaATATAGGCTTCCTTCAATGAATAGTTTTTATTGgcacaatttatttatttaagaataCTGACACGGACCTTGTTTAAACCCATACATAGACACCAAGAATCTCAAGTCATTTGACCTTTCCTTGCTTCGGCTGTGTTCCCTCGGACCTCTATGTTAACCTAAACCGGATAATCCCACTAATCACAGTCCCGACTCAAGAGTCCCTTTACCCATTAATTGTTTATCTTAAACTGTTCCAAAGGAGCACTCAAACGTATTTTCATAAATAAATCCCAGTAGTTCGTCGCGGGGTGGGAGGgaaaattaaaacaaattaaaaaaatgtaatCAGAAATAACAACGCCAACAAGAAAACCCCCAAACCTCTCCCTCCCCATCGGCTCTCTCGTAGAAACGAATTAACGAAatcgaagaggaggaagaaatcgAAGAGAACCAAACCCTAACCAACCCTCGGATTCGAAttcttgggtttgatagtttcTTCTCTCGGATCTCTAATGGCGGATGTGAGGGGAGGGGAGTGGAGTCTGTGGAGATGAGGTGCCAGCGCCATCCCTACGAGAACGGCGTTGGCGTCTGTGCCCCCTGCCTCCACGAGCGCCTCCTCGCCCTCCTCGCCGACCAGCCCGACGACCCGCCGGACCACCGCCGGAATCCGGAGCCCCCGCACCGGCCGCCGCCCCTCCAATTCCCCCGGTCCGTCTCCCCCTACATTTCCCACCGCCGATCCGCCGACCCCGCTGCCCCTTCCCCTTGCCACCTCTCCCACCTCTTCCACAGCACTCCTCAGGTTGgctccgcctccgccgccgcctgcGGCGGCGGGTGCCGTAGGAGGGGCTCCGGGAAGTCCTCGCTTCTAGCGTCCCTCTTTGGGTACTTCAGATCCGAGAAGGCCGATCCCGATCATGGGTTCTCGGAGGCGCCCTGGTCGAGTTCTTGGCTTTCGATTTTCCTCCACGGCcaccggaagaagaagaactcgAGGCAgttggcggcggaggaggaggccgcgaGGAGGTCGTGCCGGGAGAGGGACCGGGGATTGTCGCCGGACACGGATTGCTCCGCATCGGGAGACGAGTGCGCCACGGAGTCGCCGGGCTGGTGGCGGAGACCGACTCCGTCGCCGatgcggcggccggcggcggcggcggcttacCACCACCGCGTGGGTGGGCTCGCGGGCTTCGCCGTCTGCCTGAGCCCACTAGTGATGGCTAGTTCCATCCACCGTAGGAGCcaggcggcggcggaggtggGGTCCTCCGACGAGCTCCGGAGCACGCCAAATCATCCCAACCGTCGTCACGTTTCCGGCGGGGCCACCTCGCTCGGGCCGAACCGGTCAAGGAAGCTGGCGGACTTCGGTAGGTTCCGATGACGCTTTTGCCCCGGCCTTTCCTCCCTTTTTACCACGTTTACCCTTTAAATTTTTGCAAAAAAggccatattttatttttactgGATTTGAATTGAATGGTCTCCGTATAAAAGGAACTTAATGGTGTATTAAATgcaatttattatattttcagtGGTCGGATTGTCAGAAATCAATCATGGTtgtatatttaaattttctattttttgacgTTCTCCCTCGATCTTAGTTCTCTAAATATTTCAGCAAAATATGTCattgaatattttttatattgagTTTTCTTTTACAATCAATGAGCATCGATACGGAAAGTCGACAGTCCCATTTATCCATTTTtacattttctttgatataatAATTGAGCCTGGTAGTATACAATGTGAAGTGGGACCTACACCTTCCTTGGACTGTGTAAACGCCCATGCGCTTTCAAATTCGCggtatttatttgaaaaatacctCATTTGACTTTTTAATGTATTTTTTTCtacttaaataataatatattcatACTTTCGAAATGGACTTTTATAATTCTGAAAGCCCAATCAATCGAATGCCGACATGGTGGACATCGTTTTGGGGCAACTATCCTTTGTGGATAAGCGAATCCCACGCCATTGACTTTCATAAAGTCAACCAAAGTGCCTTTCATGTCCTCGTATTAGGTTGCTGTTGATTGGCTTGGCTATTCTCAATGCATTACTTTTAGGGGTGACCTTCCGCAAAGGACATCATAAAGAGTAATCTTTGAAAgatggatgcaaaggaaatgctACACCACTAAAATGTAAAGAACTATtataagatattatttgggggAGCAGATCTGACTCATTAtgctaaattaaaataaatcaataaaagaCTTGTTCAAATGGTTGAACAGTTACAGGGAGCTTTGGATGCTAACTCTCCAAAGCCGCAGTTTCTTGTGCTTAACATCAGTTTTGGAGAAAAATGCTTTGGGGCATCGATTATGTGGAGAGAGTTCCTCAAGCCTCCTTATGATCACTTGGTAATTTAACACCCAACCAGCCCACATGTTTGGAAATAAATCCTGTAACACTAATCTCTTGTATGACGTTGCTTAGAGGACTTTTGAGTGCATGAGAAAAAACAAGCTTTCCACAGCATAACTCAGATCTTGGAGAAGAGAATTTGGCAAAGCACAATTCATTCTGATAgcaaaaaggaaacaaggatgATAAGGACAACTATCTCTACCCAAATAGACAGAATAAAAGAATGGAAATCAGAATAGAAGAATGACGttttggcctttttttttttttttttttttttataaatttaaacaccaatcagaaagtattatttgagtttcttgataGAGCGAATAACAGATGTGGTAATTAAGAAAAGCaataacccccccccccccccccccctccttgaATGGGGCACATTTATCAAGATTGTCCTGTGGGTCATCTGTCCGTATCATAGgttattttctttcccttttattttttttcttttcggggGAAGCGCAGGCTACCTAGTTTTCAGGATGATTTAGTTCCCCATGGACATTAATTTGGTTATTCTGACATTATTAATGGACTGCAGAGGATTCTAAGCATCAAGCAACAAATGATGATAAttacatcaattttttttttgcccgaGCAACACAACTAATTCATGCCTATGCATTTGCAACAACTCCAACAGGGAATTTCTTCTATATTTTTCCTAATTTTTCACACTGCCTTCATGACCATCATCGTTGTTCGTGTTGCTCACGTCTCTCATTGGAGTGCCAAACCTCTTCGAACACCGAAACAATTTAGGAACCCCACCTTTCTAGCTTCAGGTATTGCGAATTAGGGAGAAAAGATTGGATTTTTATACGTTTTGATGTGTGAGTTTAATGATTTGAGTTGTGAGGATGCAGTGGCTGCACAGGAGTCCTTTGACCGGAAGCAGGAGGTACATTATGCTAAGAGTCCTTCTTAATCTGGTGGAGTTTTCTATTTAGAAGAATTTTATCTCCTGTGATGTATTTAAGTGGCGATAgatttttattgcttttatatgTAAGTTTTGAATTCAATCAGGGATTCATTGTTTATCTGTATTTGCTGCAGCATTTGATTGCACCTCTAAAGTTTTCTtaaatctctttctttttcttgtgttcgGTTGTTCTGATGTTGTCACGATCAAATATAGTGATCAAATCTAGATAAGTGGAGATGGAAAAATTTTAGCATCAAAAAAGTTTAGGAACTTATTTGAAGCCCGAATGGATATTTTACTTCTCTTCTGCATGTATCTTCGTCATCTATATTGATGCAGGATAACTGcagaaaggagaaggaagagggaagaagaggagggggaagaagaggaagaggagaagaggagggggaggaagaagaaccagACTTCTTACCTAGCTCTGGCCATGACTTCACATTAGGGTTTCAGAAAGAAAAGAGgctaattttcattcatcattcaTCAAACCCTAAACACGAAgatggacccatatatatagggttACAAAATTAACAAAAGACCCCTATAAGGCAAACAATCTCATAAAAGCCCTAGAATAACAATATGCAAACAAGcccataaaataaaacaaaataacctAAAATCAATTTAAAATAACATCATAAGACTTGAACTGGCTGGACCCTGTGAACTGGCTGGATCCTGTGGCGACCGTAGACTCGAGTGATGGCTGATCTGGTACTGGTGTCCACACCATATATGAAGTAAGACACTCACAGAGTGTTTcgggatatgagagagaaacGTTGACTCTGGTCTCATTAAATATTTGTGTCTTTTTTTCAATTATACAGGATTCTTGTATCTTAGAGATTGAAGCTGAAGAATGTTTGGATCATTGCAGGTCTCAGTTTAGTTACCTGAATTTACACTTTCATGGCAAAGCCACCCGCtgaactccttttttttctcggTGGGAATTGGTAGATAGAATGCATATGGCTTTGTGCTTTTCTCACATACGTTCTCTCACGGTCATTACAATTTAGAAGTATGAATTCTAATGATCCACTAGTTAAAACTTTAACAGATCTGAATGCGGAAAATAGTATGTGAATATGTTGCTAATGGTCCTTCTCAAGTAGCAATAGCCCTTGCTACCTGGGCTGTATAAAAGGTCCAAGCAATATCGCCTTGAAATGGAGTGAATGAATGTCATCTGTTATAGTCTTATaaaccatctgatttttttctcGTTTATACAGTAACTTATACCTCTATTTTAAGACCACTGGTAGTGCCTTGTCGGTATGCCTGAAGAGGAATGACAATGCAACCACCGAGGAACATCTGAGGAGGCATAGCCATTTAAATTTGATGCTTCTTGTATCAATCAACTCACGCAGAACATGAATACATGTGCACTTCATAAGATGGCTATTAAAACCAAATATATCCTCTGTTACTTTTGTGTTAAAAGAATTAATAAAAAGACTTTTTTTTGTATTGATCTATTGTTACTTTCTTAGATCTTGTTTCATTTTCTGGCTATGCTGATCCGTTTCTTTGAGGCTTTGGAGATACAGTAATCTTTAACTTTTACTGTGAATCATATATTCACAATTTGGTTGGTGTCAAAAATTATTTGTATATCATTCAGGCTCTTCttctgccatttctgccaacgTCGTGTTACATAGCATTGAAGCTGCTCGGTTGATGTATATCGATCAAAGCTGGGAAGTGGATTAGTCTTATTTAGCCTGTACTCAAAACAATTTTGGTTGCAATGAATGCTGCATTTGACAATGAAAACCTGGCCTCGAGTGGTGTAGTTGTCGTTATTCTCTCACTTCATCAATCGATTGCATTGACTTTGAAGCTGCCTTATTCTCTCACTTCATCAATCGATTGCATTGACTTTGAAGCTGCCAGTTTTATTTGCAACTTACTTTATCTTGAATTATTCCCAATGGTTGCTGCATTGACTATTCCTCTATGTGTTGCTGCGTTTTTTTATTAGGACAGCATAAAGAAACCCTTTAATAATTGATAGAGGAGAACATTCTAAGTGCTAGTTAGAATGGAACGTACACTGCCCTCTTTTATGAGATTAAGATGGGTTTCCCCATTTATTCATTTCATGATATATGGAAATGAATACACAGGTgatatggaaaagaaaaacagtTAGGAGTAGCAGCAACAATAGAAAAAGTCCAGGTTCAAAGCAAATTTAGAAGAAGCAATGGAAGCCCAATCTTTCCAACATCTTGAAGTAACAGCAAGTAAATCTCTGAAAGTCCGTTTTCTTCCATtaaagatgatattatttttcagGACCAGAATGCTCCACCCAAAACTGAACTGCTTAGGAACAGTAAAGTTGAACCAGTCAAAACCATAAAACTTAAGCAGTTCCAGGAAGAGaagaaatatttaatttcagACTAAGTTGCTGCCAGATTATCCTCGAGATTGAGCAGCCAACTATTAGAAGAGAAACTGTTTCTGCTTCCGAGGGTGTTCCATCCTCTCTTTCTTAGATTGTCAGCAGTGAGAACCTTGTTTCTAAACACTAGCCACCAAAAATCTTCCCTTTCTCTTAAGCAGGAACCTTCCAAAGTTTCACAATGCCTGGAGTCCTAATGCCTCCATAGTTCAAAAATTGATAGAATGATTTAACAGAAATGAACCTGAAGAATGCCATCTCCAAAGAGGAAAATCCAGTACATCGCAAGGGGGCAAGAGCAGATAGAGAGTTTAATAAGTCAAGTAAGTCGTataccaaggaagagtcaacaTTTCTTCTGAAATTAATCTGCTAGGAATTAGAAGTACAGCCCCAATTATCTGCCACCATAGAGTTTAAATCACTGACAACAGAGAAAAGTTGGGAAATTGGTCCTTCAAAGGAATGTCACCACTCCATCTATCAACCAGAACTGAACTTAGGAACTAGAATGTCCAATGCATTCTGGGAATCACAAGGATGCATTCAATCTCTGATTTTGACTAGTTTTGTGAAATTTTGATATATAATTGCCAGAAATTGTGAGATTAGTTATTAGTCCTTTTGAGTGAATCACTCAGTAAAATTTTAAGTGATGCATGATTCTTCTTGCAAGTTAAAATTGATTGTTTAAACCTACTGTTAGGTTTCTCCATACCCTTAATTCTTGAATTAAGCTCCTGTTTGTTCTAAAGCTAGTGTTGATGGAGTGTCTAGGATGATTTTGACTTTATGGAGGCGAAAAGCATACGTGTCCGAATGCGTTTGGCTGTTGCAGGTAGCTGGTCTTAGATGGCCATCTATCTTCTATATTGAAAGCATTGCAAGAGTGAGGAAGCTCTCTTTAGCTGGACTGTTGCTTTACAAATTACACCGAGCCGATCAGTTAGTTGTGTAGTCCAGCTGAAGAAGAAATATCGCAGTCCCATGTCTGCTTCAAGTATTTCTGGCACTGATACTTCACCTATCTCCACATCTGATAATCACAACCTTTGAAATGTTTTCAGCTTCCTCAATGTGATTAGGACTGTACTCTGGAACTTTTC
Above is a genomic segment from Phoenix dactylifera cultivar Barhee BC4 chromosome 2, palm_55x_up_171113_PBpolish2nd_filt_p, whole genome shotgun sequence containing:
- the LOC103703604 gene encoding uncharacterized protein LOC103703604, producing the protein MRCQRHPYENGVGVCAPCLHERLLALLADQPDDPPDHRRNPEPPHRPPPLQFPRSVSPYISHRRSADPAAPSPCHLSHLFHSTPQVGSASAAACGGGCRRRGSGKSSLLASLFGYFRSEKADPDHGFSEAPWSSSWLSIFLHGHRKKKNSRQLAAEEEAARRSCRERDRGLSPDTDCSASGDECATESPGWWRRPTPSPMRRPAAAAAYHHRVGGLAGFAVCLSPLVMASSIHRRSQAAAEVGSSDELRSTPNHPNRRHVSGGATSLGPNRSRKLADFGRFR